In Kitasatospora sp. NBC_00240, the following are encoded in one genomic region:
- a CDS encoding alpha/beta hydrolase has translation MTGVAATVTLIAATLVLPTAAAAAATGTAAAATAAAADELPAAPLNWTACPFPGAPQGLQCASVQVPVDYAHPRGAKATVTVDRLPATGAHPVGSLFFDPGGPGGSGTGLVYAESLGAGLFTAATREHFDLIGLDPRGVGLSSPVRCDPALLNRQVSLFPTDEAGFQRLVERNRELGRSCRRLTGPLLEHLDTVSAARDLEVLRRALGQGPLNYLGLSYGSQLGATYAELFPGRIRTLALDGALDHSLSTTTLFQDEARAYEDSFGRFVDRCAQDTSCAPPGADLGRLLDDLVAAADRTPIPAPGCVPTGSCRPSVTGEDIRFNLQGLLLFPARQGELARALEQARNGDATAFSSPLATGPSDGEANGSAIAIECLDWPTPIRTLGDLQRLQRLGRTVAPRFGGASQSWTILAGCIGWPAPVVNPPRPATVRHAPPILITNATHDPSTAYPWAVHLARELPSSVLVTREGDGHTSYLARGAARTRDAIDTYLLTGRTPPPGTVYDD, from the coding sequence ATGACCGGCGTCGCCGCCACGGTGACGCTGATCGCCGCGACACTGGTGCTGCCCACCGCGGCCGCCGCGGCGGCGACCGGCACCGCCGCGGCCGCCACCGCCGCCGCGGCCGACGAACTCCCGGCCGCGCCACTGAACTGGACGGCCTGTCCGTTCCCCGGCGCGCCGCAGGGTCTGCAGTGCGCCTCCGTCCAGGTGCCGGTGGACTACGCCCACCCCCGGGGAGCGAAGGCCACGGTCACGGTGGACCGCCTCCCGGCGACCGGCGCACACCCCGTCGGCAGCCTGTTCTTCGACCCCGGCGGTCCCGGCGGCTCCGGCACCGGGTTGGTGTACGCGGAATCCCTCGGCGCCGGCCTGTTCACCGCCGCCACCCGGGAGCACTTCGACCTGATCGGATTGGACCCGCGCGGTGTCGGACTCAGCAGCCCGGTCCGCTGCGACCCGGCGCTGCTCAACCGTCAGGTCTCACTGTTCCCGACGGACGAGGCCGGGTTCCAGCGCCTGGTCGAACGGAACCGTGAGCTGGGCCGGAGCTGCCGCCGGCTGACCGGACCCCTGCTGGAGCACCTGGACACCGTCAGTGCAGCACGGGACCTTGAGGTGCTGCGCCGGGCGCTCGGCCAGGGACCACTCAACTACCTCGGCCTGTCGTACGGCTCCCAACTCGGAGCGACCTACGCGGAGCTCTTCCCCGGCCGCATCCGGACGCTGGCACTGGACGGCGCACTCGACCACTCGCTGTCGACGACCACGCTGTTCCAGGACGAGGCGCGGGCCTACGAGGACTCCTTCGGGCGGTTCGTCGACCGGTGTGCGCAGGACACCTCGTGCGCACCGCCGGGCGCCGACCTGGGGCGGCTCCTCGACGACCTGGTGGCGGCCGCCGACCGCACGCCGATCCCGGCGCCGGGGTGCGTCCCGACGGGCAGCTGCAGGCCGTCCGTCACCGGCGAGGACATCCGGTTCAACCTCCAGGGCCTGCTGCTGTTCCCGGCCCGGCAGGGTGAACTGGCCCGCGCGCTGGAGCAGGCACGGAACGGCGACGCCACGGCGTTCTCGTCCCCGCTCGCCACCGGGCCGAGCGACGGCGAGGCGAACGGCAGCGCGATCGCGATCGAGTGCCTCGACTGGCCGACGCCGATCCGCACCCTGGGCGATCTGCAGCGACTCCAGCGGCTCGGCCGCACGGTCGCCCCCCGGTTCGGCGGCGCGTCCCAGTCGTGGACCATCCTCGCGGGCTGCATCGGCTGGCCGGCGCCGGTGGTGAACCCGCCGCGTCCGGCCACCGTCCGGCACGCACCACCGATCCTGATCACCAACGCCACCCACGACCCTTCGACGGCGTACCCGTGGGCCGTGCACCTGGCGCGCGAACTGCCCTCCAGCGTGCTGGTGACGCGCGAGGGGGACGGGCACACCAGCTACCTGGCCCGGGGCGCGGCCCGCACCAGGGACGCCATCGACACCTACCTGCTCACCGGCCGGACACCGCCGCCCGGTACCGTCTACGACGACTGA
- a CDS encoding phospholipid scramblase-related protein produces the protein MQPSPLNPGRSADPGCRAARCRTKRSSCPWRIGPSLPAMSQNTNTPGIPAQQSAPAGESAKVQRQVQQQAGIGPVSGGGGTLFSEPVLVVNQKAKLIELTNEYSVFDQQGASLGSVVQVGQGALRKVIRLLFSIDQYLTHKLEIRDAHGTPVLLLTRPAKFIKSRVIVQRPDGQEVGQIVQQNAIGKINFALEVGGRKIGAVKAENWRAWNFSIVDETDTEVARVTKTWEGLAKTMFTTADNYVLQIHRPLADPLLSLVVATALTVDTALKQDARGLG, from the coding sequence GTGCAGCCTAGCCCCTTAAATCCTGGTCGGAGCGCCGATCCTGGCTGCCGGGCGGCCCGGTGCCGGACAAAACGATCTAGCTGTCCATGGCGGATTGGGCCTAGCCTGCCCGCCATGTCCCAGAACACGAACACCCCCGGTATCCCCGCGCAGCAGTCCGCCCCGGCCGGCGAGTCCGCCAAGGTGCAGCGCCAGGTCCAGCAGCAGGCGGGCATCGGACCGGTCTCCGGCGGCGGTGGCACCCTCTTCTCCGAGCCGGTCCTGGTGGTGAACCAGAAGGCCAAGCTGATCGAGCTGACCAACGAGTACTCGGTCTTCGACCAGCAGGGCGCCTCGCTGGGTTCGGTGGTCCAGGTCGGCCAGGGCGCCTTGCGCAAGGTGATCCGGCTGCTCTTCTCCATCGACCAGTACCTGACCCACAAGCTGGAGATCCGCGACGCGCACGGCACGCCGGTGCTGCTGCTGACCCGCCCGGCGAAGTTCATCAAGTCGCGGGTGATCGTGCAGCGCCCGGACGGCCAGGAGGTCGGTCAGATCGTTCAGCAGAACGCCATCGGGAAGATCAACTTCGCACTTGAGGTCGGCGGCCGGAAGATCGGCGCCGTCAAGGCCGAGAACTGGCGGGCCTGGAACTTCTCCATCGTCGACGAGACGGACACCGAGGTCGCCCGGGTCACCAAGACCTGGGAGGGACTGGCGAAGACGATGTTCACCACCGCGGACAACTACGTCCTCCAGATCCACCGCCCGCTCGCCGACCCGCTGCTCAGCCTTGTGGTGGCGACCGCGCTGACCGTGGACACCGCGCTGAAGCAGGACGCCCGCGGCCTCGGATAG
- a CDS encoding isocitrate lyase/phosphoenolpyruvate mutase family protein → MDLRTTVERAQRLKQLQTEHLPLVLPTVWDVWSARTAAGAGFPALTIGSHPLAESRGAEDHEGQTFEEVLAAVRPIIAAVDVPVSVDLESGYGQEPADLVAGLTEIGGVGLNIEDTVHSDGGRVRSTQEHASYIAGLRAAADEAGVPLWVNGRTDLFLHAEDASGVLDEAIERLRAMVQAGADSVYPVGIQDQDDLLAAVTGAVAVPVNSTAHPVKHDLERFRRLGVGRITYGPLLQFALTDAMKDMLRPWAR, encoded by the coding sequence ATGGACCTTCGCACCACCGTCGAGCGCGCTCAGCGCCTCAAGCAGCTGCAAACCGAGCACCTGCCGCTCGTACTGCCGACCGTCTGGGACGTCTGGTCCGCGCGGACGGCAGCCGGTGCGGGGTTCCCCGCGCTGACGATCGGCAGTCATCCACTGGCCGAATCCCGGGGCGCCGAGGATCACGAGGGGCAGACCTTCGAGGAAGTCCTCGCCGCCGTCAGGCCGATCATCGCGGCAGTCGACGTCCCCGTGTCCGTGGACCTGGAGTCGGGATACGGCCAGGAGCCTGCGGATCTCGTCGCCGGACTCACCGAGATCGGCGGCGTCGGTCTCAACATCGAGGACACCGTGCACTCGGACGGCGGACGCGTGCGCAGCACGCAGGAGCACGCGAGCTACATCGCCGGCCTGCGCGCGGCGGCCGACGAGGCGGGTGTCCCGCTCTGGGTCAACGGGCGCACCGACCTGTTCCTCCACGCGGAGGACGCCTCCGGAGTCCTCGACGAGGCGATCGAGCGACTGCGGGCCATGGTGCAGGCCGGCGCCGACAGCGTCTACCCGGTGGGCATTCAGGACCAGGACGACCTGCTTGCGGCGGTGACCGGCGCCGTCGCCGTTCCCGTGAACTCCACGGCACATCCCGTCAAACACGATCTCGAGCGCTTTCGCCGCCTCGGCGTCGGCCGGATCACCTACGGCCCGCTGCTGCAGTTCGCTCTGACGGATGCGATGAAGGACATGCTGCGCCCCTGGGCCCGCTGA
- a CDS encoding NAD(P)-binding domain-containing protein, which translates to MKIGIIGAGHIGGNLTRRLTSLGHDVSVANSRGPETLSALAEETGATAVPVSEVARGAEVIVVTIPLKNVPDLPAGVFDGAAEGFALIETGNYYPQQRDGRIAAIEDEGLTESRWTERQLGRPVVKAFNGTYAQHILDKPRPAGAPDRVALPIAGDDEGAKQAVRSLLDELGFDVVDAGGLDESWRQQPGTPVYGLAAGIDEVVAALAAASPDRPVEFRG; encoded by the coding sequence ATGAAGATCGGCATCATCGGCGCGGGACACATCGGCGGAAACCTCACGCGCCGCCTGACGAGCCTCGGGCACGACGTCTCCGTGGCCAATTCGCGCGGTCCCGAGACGCTGTCCGCGCTGGCCGAGGAGACCGGGGCAACCGCGGTACCGGTCTCCGAGGTGGCGCGGGGCGCCGAAGTGATCGTGGTGACCATCCCGTTGAAGAACGTTCCCGACCTGCCCGCCGGGGTCTTCGACGGAGCCGCCGAGGGCTTCGCCCTGATCGAGACCGGCAACTACTACCCGCAGCAGCGCGACGGAAGGATCGCCGCGATCGAGGACGAAGGCCTCACCGAAAGCCGCTGGACGGAGCGTCAGCTCGGCCGGCCGGTCGTGAAGGCCTTCAACGGGACGTACGCCCAGCACATCCTGGACAAGCCGCGCCCGGCAGGCGCCCCCGACCGGGTCGCGCTGCCGATCGCCGGTGACGACGAGGGGGCGAAGCAGGCCGTCCGGTCCCTGCTCGACGAGCTCGGATTCGACGTCGTCGACGCGGGCGGCCTCGACGAGTCCTGGCGCCAGCAGCCCGGAACGCCGGTCTACGGGCTCGCCGCCGGCATCGACGAGGTGGTCGCCGCACTCGCGGCGGCCTCCCCGGACCGCCCGGTGGAGTTCCGCGGCTGA
- a CDS encoding GNAT family N-acetyltransferase, with product MTTARPAGPADADELLRLRIAVRDGGPLTEHWQGVFRDDMRARLGTDPDLLAYVVPTDGGLAACAIGMVHRGYRGPAHPTGRWGRIHTVATDPAHQRRGHGRTATSALVEALKDAGCGSVELRATEAGAGLYRALGFEPVGGFMALRPGPGGWVR from the coding sequence ATGACCACCGCCCGGCCCGCCGGACCGGCGGACGCCGACGAGTTGCTGCGGCTGCGCATCGCCGTCCGCGACGGCGGCCCGCTCACCGAACACTGGCAGGGCGTCTTCCGCGACGACATGCGCGCCCGCCTGGGCACCGATCCCGATCTGCTCGCGTACGTGGTCCCCACCGACGGCGGGCTCGCGGCGTGCGCCATCGGTATGGTGCACCGCGGCTACCGGGGGCCCGCCCACCCCACCGGCCGGTGGGGAAGGATCCACACGGTGGCCACCGATCCCGCCCACCAGCGGCGCGGTCACGGCCGCACCGCCACCTCCGCCCTCGTCGAAGCTCTCAAGGACGCCGGCTGCGGCTCCGTCGAACTCCGCGCCACCGAGGCCGGTGCCGGTCTCTACCGGGCCCTCGGCTTCGAGCCCGTGGGCGGCTTCATGGCGCTGCGGCCCGGCCCGGGCGGGTGGGTGCGGTGA